One genomic window of Sphingomonas ginsengisoli An et al. 2013 includes the following:
- a CDS encoding Hpt domain-containing protein, whose amino-acid sequence MDEQANELREEDLKVVDWVHFEKSRAELGPGFIRILGYFREDGVKSVREIEDAMHRQDTVALVRPAHTIKGEARQFGAEPLAKVAELIETTARLCVETRRFPDELVPHVVELRRTFAKTVELFDRVTNPLQSRRPAGGFGKKSAGQGFGRI is encoded by the coding sequence GTGGACGAGCAAGCGAACGAACTGCGCGAAGAGGACCTCAAGGTCGTCGACTGGGTGCACTTCGAGAAGAGCCGGGCCGAGCTCGGCCCGGGCTTCATCCGAATCCTCGGCTATTTCCGTGAGGATGGGGTCAAGTCGGTCCGCGAGATCGAGGACGCGATGCACCGCCAGGACACGGTGGCGCTGGTCCGTCCGGCCCACACCATCAAGGGCGAAGCGCGCCAGTTCGGGGCCGAGCCGCTGGCGAAGGTCGCCGAGCTGATCGAAACCACCGCCCGGCTGTGCGTCGAGACCCGCCGCTTCCCCGACGAACTCGTTCCCCATGTGGTCGAGCTCCGCCGCACCTTCGCCAAGACCGTCGAACTCTTCGACCGGGTCACCAACCCCCTCCAGAGCCGCCGCCCCGCCGGCGGCTTCGGCAAGAAGTCGGCCGGCCAGGGCTTCGGCCGGATCTAG
- a CDS encoding alpha/beta fold hydrolase, which produces MGNRFRVAVALATIAAASPALAQAGKLIAAEPMAETPAGVQAWKIRYLTTDTRGRPREATGIVMAPREAVPAAKRNVIAWTHGAWGSAEKCAPSLSPNFFNATAATVAVRQGYVVVAPDYIGLGSPGPHPFLVGPATARAVLDSVRAAGGIPGAAAGKRFAVWGESQGGHAALWTGQLASSAGAGLELVGVAAAAPPTDLGANLRQASDANARTFLMALALDSWSKVYGIPLQVGARRTPGIIQRFAGNCVVIGSKPKLGAILGMLAMRQDLKRTDLATLSPWSNYIRSNSPTPSSRVPVMFAQTATDPIVSSAVTRAFAQKMCASRVRVSYLGLPGGDHASSAKQSATQTIAWIRDRFAGRPAPNQCGRF; this is translated from the coding sequence ATGGGTAACCGGTTTCGCGTCGCCGTCGCATTGGCTACCATTGCCGCTGCCAGCCCTGCGCTGGCGCAGGCCGGCAAACTGATCGCCGCCGAGCCGATGGCCGAGACCCCCGCCGGCGTGCAGGCGTGGAAGATCCGCTACCTGACCACCGACACCCGTGGCCGGCCGCGCGAGGCGACCGGGATCGTCATGGCCCCGCGCGAAGCGGTGCCGGCGGCAAAGCGCAACGTCATCGCGTGGACCCACGGCGCCTGGGGTTCGGCCGAGAAATGCGCGCCCTCGCTCAGCCCCAATTTCTTCAATGCCACCGCGGCGACGGTGGCGGTGCGCCAGGGCTATGTGGTGGTGGCCCCCGACTATATCGGGCTCGGCAGTCCCGGACCGCATCCGTTCCTGGTCGGCCCGGCGACGGCGCGGGCGGTGCTCGATTCGGTCCGCGCCGCCGGCGGCATCCCGGGCGCGGCGGCGGGCAAGCGCTTCGCGGTGTGGGGCGAGAGCCAGGGCGGCCATGCGGCGCTGTGGACCGGCCAGCTGGCGAGTTCGGCCGGCGCCGGGCTCGAACTGGTCGGGGTGGCGGCGGCGGCGCCGCCGACCGATCTCGGCGCCAACCTCCGCCAGGCGAGCGACGCCAATGCGCGCACCTTCCTGATGGCCCTGGCCCTCGACAGCTGGTCCAAGGTCTACGGAATCCCGCTGCAAGTGGGGGCGCGGCGCACGCCGGGGATCATCCAGCGCTTTGCCGGCAATTGCGTGGTGATCGGCAGCAAGCCCAAGCTCGGTGCCATCCTCGGGATGCTGGCGATGCGGCAAGATCTGAAGCGAACCGACCTCGCCACCCTGTCGCCCTGGTCGAACTACATCCGCTCGAACAGCCCGACGCCGAGCAGCCGGGTGCCGGTGATGTTCGCGCAGACCGCGACCGATCCGATCGTCTCGTCGGCGGTCACCCGCGCCTTCGCCCAGAAGATGTGCGCCAGCAGGGTGCGGGTGAGCTACCTCGGGCTCCCCGGCGGCGACCATGCGTCGTCGGCCAAGCAGAGCGCGACCCAGACCATCGCCTGGATCCGCGACCGCTTCGCGGGGCGGCCCGCACCCAATCAGTGCGGGCGCTTTTAG
- the mscL gene encoding large conductance mechanosensitive channel protein MscL, translating into MFREFRAFIARGNVMDLAVAVIIGAAFAAIVSSLTDDIIMPLLGKVAGGLDFSSYFVRLGDIPANYTGSPTDYAALKKAGVALLGYGAFITAVIKFVILAFLIFLLVKAANRAMGRKVEDAAPAEEILLLREIRDSLKR; encoded by the coding sequence ATGTTTCGTGAATTCCGGGCTTTTATCGCCCGTGGCAATGTCATGGACCTGGCCGTCGCCGTGATCATCGGCGCCGCCTTTGCCGCCATCGTCAGCTCGCTGACCGACGACATCATCATGCCGCTCCTCGGCAAGGTCGCCGGCGGCCTCGACTTCTCGAGCTATTTCGTGCGGCTGGGCGACATTCCCGCCAACTACACCGGCTCGCCGACCGACTATGCCGCGCTCAAGAAAGCGGGCGTCGCGCTGCTCGGCTACGGCGCCTTCATCACCGCGGTGATCAAGTTCGTCATTCTGGCCTTCCTGATCTTCCTGCTGGTCAAGGCCGCCAACCGCGCGATGGGCCGCAAGGTCGAGGACGCCGCCCCGGCGGAAGAGATCCTGCTCCTCCGCGAGATCCGCGACTCGCTCAAGCGCTAG
- the guaA gene encoding glutamine-hydrolyzing GMP synthase, with amino-acid sequence MTLQPAETLLIVDFGSQVTQLIARRVREAGVYCEIAPFKAAEEAFHRLNPKGIIFSGGPSSVTWEDSPRAPQVLFDSGLPLLGICYGQQTLHQQLGGTVVTSDQKEFGRAFIEVVAPSALFDGLWQVGEKHQVWMSHGDRVESLAEGFSVVASSEGAPFAIATDEARRRYSLMFHPEVVHTPDGGKLLANFARHICGCGGEWSMEAYRQAKIRDIREQVGSGKVICGLSGGVDSAVAAVLIHEAIGEQLTCVFVDHGLMRAAEAEQVVSLFRNSYNIPLVHVEAEELFLGGLAGVSDPEAKRKFIGKTFIDVFEHEAKKIGGAQFLAQGTLYPDVIESVSFTGGPSVTIKSHHNVGGLPERMNMQLVEPLRELFKDEVRELGRELGLPEAFVGRHPFPGPGLAIRIPGEVSKEKCDILRRADTIYLEEIRNAGLYDAIWQAFAVLLPVRTVGVMGDARTYDYVCALRAVTSVDGMTADVYPFSSEFLSRAATRIVNEVKGINRVVYDYTSKPPGTIEWE; translated from the coding sequence GTGACCCTGCAGCCGGCCGAAACCCTCCTCATCGTCGATTTCGGCAGCCAGGTGACCCAGCTCATCGCCCGCCGCGTGCGCGAGGCCGGGGTCTATTGCGAGATCGCCCCCTTCAAAGCCGCCGAAGAGGCGTTCCACCGGCTCAACCCCAAGGGCATCATCTTCTCGGGCGGCCCGTCCTCGGTCACCTGGGAGGACAGCCCGCGCGCCCCGCAGGTGCTGTTTGACAGCGGGCTGCCCCTGCTCGGCATCTGCTACGGCCAGCAGACGCTCCACCAGCAATTGGGCGGCACCGTCGTCACCTCCGACCAGAAGGAATTCGGCCGCGCCTTCATCGAGGTGGTCGCCCCGTCCGCCCTGTTCGACGGCCTGTGGCAGGTCGGCGAGAAGCACCAGGTGTGGATGAGCCACGGCGACCGGGTCGAGAGCCTCGCCGAGGGCTTCTCGGTGGTCGCTTCCTCCGAAGGCGCCCCCTTCGCCATCGCCACCGACGAGGCTCGCCGCCGTTACAGCCTGATGTTCCACCCCGAGGTGGTCCACACCCCCGACGGCGGCAAGCTGCTCGCCAACTTCGCGCGCCACATCTGCGGCTGCGGCGGCGAGTGGAGCATGGAGGCTTACCGCCAGGCCAAGATCCGCGACATCCGCGAGCAGGTCGGTTCGGGCAAGGTCATCTGCGGCCTGTCGGGCGGGGTCGACAGCGCGGTCGCCGCGGTCCTCATCCACGAGGCGATCGGCGAGCAGCTTACCTGCGTCTTCGTCGACCATGGGCTGATGCGTGCGGCCGAAGCCGAACAGGTCGTCTCGCTGTTCCGCAACAGCTACAATATCCCGCTGGTCCATGTGGAGGCCGAGGAGCTGTTCCTGGGCGGCCTCGCCGGAGTCAGCGATCCCGAGGCCAAGCGCAAGTTCATCGGCAAGACCTTCATCGACGTCTTCGAGCATGAAGCGAAGAAGATCGGCGGCGCCCAGTTCCTTGCGCAGGGCACGCTCTATCCCGACGTGATCGAGAGCGTCAGCTTCACCGGCGGGCCGTCGGTGACGATCAAGAGCCACCACAATGTCGGCGGCCTGCCCGAGCGGATGAACATGCAGCTGGTCGAGCCGCTGCGCGAGCTGTTCAAGGACGAAGTGCGCGAGCTTGGCCGCGAGCTCGGCCTTCCCGAAGCCTTCGTCGGCCGCCACCCCTTCCCCGGCCCCGGCCTCGCCATCCGCATCCCGGGCGAGGTCTCGAAGGAGAAGTGCGACATCCTCCGCCGCGCCGACACCATCTACCTCGAGGAAATTCGCAACGCCGGTCTCTACGACGCCATCTGGCAGGCGTTCGCGGTGCTGCTCCCCGTCCGCACCGTCGGCGTGATGGGCGACGCGCGCACCTACGACTATGTCTGCGCGCTGCGGGCGGTGACGAGCGTCGATGGGATGACCGCCGACGTCTACCCGTTCAGCAGCGAATTCCTCAGCCGCGCCGCCACCCGCATCGTCAACGAGGTCAAGGGCATCAACCGGGTGGTCTACGACTATACGTCGAAGCCCCCCGGCACGATTGAATGGGAGTGA
- a CDS encoding prolyl oligopeptidase family serine peptidase: MRHHLFLLSLPIAAFSSIGIAAPMTAASTAAPSALAYPQTRRENVSDTIFGTVVADPYRWLETDARNSPEVRNWVNAENGVTNAFLATLPGRDTLKARMTELYNYERTATPVKKGGRYFYQRNTGLQNQSPLYVRDSLNGRERLLADPNTWSKDGATALAEWTPSEDGKYLLYSVQDGGTDWRTVKVIDVATGQPTSDEIKWVKTSAGDWMKDGSGFFYTRFPEPPAGATFQATNENSTIYFHKLGTPQSADRKVYATPDLPKRGHYGMVTEDGRYLLILTTEGTDNRNEVRVVDLKSPNWTPRTLIGGLTDEWSPIGSRGTTFYFQTNKGAPRLSVVSLDIAQANPQPRTVIAEQAATLDGVNLVGGRLIASYLEDAKSAVHVHDLNGKLVRTVALPGLGTASGFGGEDKDNETFFAFSSFNRPTTIYRYDVASGQATPWASPKLTFNPDDITVEQRFYNSKDGTRVPLFIVRKKGTTGPAPTLLYGYGGFNISLTPSFSPTRLAWVEQGGVWAQANIRGGGEYGKAWHDAGRLSHKQNVFDDFIAAGEYLKAQGITGANQLAVEGGSNGGLLIGAVVNQRPDLFAAAHPAVGVMDMLRFDRFTAGRYWVDDYGYPNKEADFRTLLTYSPYHNIKTGVRYPAVLVTTADTDDRVVPGHSFKYISALQHADPNGQPHLIRIETRAGHGSGKPTDKIIEESSDVQAFLAKYTGLAIR, encoded by the coding sequence ATGCGTCACCATCTTTTCTTGCTGTCGTTGCCGATCGCCGCTTTCTCGAGCATCGGAATTGCCGCCCCCATGACTGCCGCCTCGACCGCCGCGCCGAGCGCGCTCGCCTATCCGCAGACCCGCCGCGAGAATGTCAGCGACACCATTTTCGGCACCGTCGTCGCCGACCCGTATCGCTGGCTCGAGACCGACGCCCGCAACTCGCCCGAGGTGCGCAATTGGGTGAATGCCGAGAACGGCGTCACCAACGCCTTCCTCGCCACCCTCCCCGGCCGCGACACGCTCAAGGCGCGGATGACCGAGCTCTACAATTACGAGCGCACCGCGACCCCGGTGAAGAAGGGCGGCCGCTACTTCTACCAGCGCAATACCGGCCTGCAGAACCAGTCGCCGCTCTACGTCCGCGACAGCCTCAACGGGCGTGAGCGGCTGCTCGCCGACCCCAACACGTGGAGCAAGGATGGCGCCACCGCGCTCGCCGAATGGACACCGAGCGAGGACGGCAAATATCTGCTCTACTCGGTCCAGGACGGCGGCACCGACTGGCGCACGGTCAAGGTGATCGACGTCGCCACCGGCCAGCCGACCAGCGACGAGATCAAGTGGGTCAAGACGAGCGCCGGCGACTGGATGAAGGACGGCTCGGGCTTCTTCTACACCCGTTTCCCCGAGCCGCCGGCGGGCGCCACCTTCCAGGCGACCAACGAGAACAGCACCATCTACTTCCACAAGCTCGGGACGCCGCAGAGCGCCGACCGCAAGGTCTATGCGACCCCCGACCTGCCCAAGCGCGGGCATTATGGGATGGTCACCGAGGACGGGCGTTACCTGTTGATCCTCACCACCGAGGGCACCGACAACCGCAACGAAGTACGGGTGGTAGACCTGAAATCACCCAACTGGACCCCGCGCACGCTGATCGGCGGGCTGACCGACGAATGGAGCCCGATCGGAAGCCGCGGCACCACCTTCTATTTCCAGACCAACAAGGGTGCGCCGCGATTGAGCGTCGTCTCGCTCGACATCGCGCAGGCCAATCCGCAGCCGCGCACGGTGATCGCCGAGCAGGCGGCGACGCTCGACGGGGTCAATCTGGTCGGCGGGCGGCTGATCGCCTCCTATCTCGAGGACGCCAAGTCGGCGGTCCACGTCCATGATCTGAACGGCAAGCTGGTCCGCACCGTCGCGCTGCCCGGGCTAGGCACCGCCTCGGGCTTCGGCGGCGAGGACAAGGACAATGAGACCTTCTTCGCTTTCTCGAGCTTCAACCGCCCGACCACCATCTATCGCTATGACGTGGCGAGTGGGCAGGCGACGCCGTGGGCGAGCCCGAAGCTGACCTTCAACCCCGACGACATCACCGTCGAGCAGCGCTTCTACAATTCCAAGGACGGCACCCGCGTGCCGCTGTTCATCGTCCGCAAGAAGGGCACCACCGGCCCGGCGCCGACGCTGCTCTACGGCTATGGCGGGTTCAACATCTCGCTGACGCCGAGCTTCTCGCCGACCCGCCTCGCCTGGGTCGAGCAGGGCGGCGTGTGGGCGCAGGCCAACATCCGCGGCGGCGGCGAGTACGGCAAGGCGTGGCACGACGCCGGCCGCCTCAGCCACAAGCAGAACGTGTTCGACGACTTCATCGCGGCGGGCGAATATCTCAAGGCGCAGGGCATCACCGGGGCCAACCAGCTCGCGGTCGAGGGCGGCTCCAACGGCGGCCTGCTGATCGGCGCGGTGGTCAACCAGCGGCCAGACCTGTTCGCCGCCGCCCACCCCGCGGTCGGCGTCATGGACATGCTGCGGTTCGACCGCTTCACCGCCGGGCGCTACTGGGTCGACGACTATGGCTATCCCAACAAGGAAGCCGACTTCCGCACACTGCTGACCTATTCGCCCTATCACAACATCAAGACGGGGGTGCGCTATCCGGCGGTGCTGGTGACCACCGCCGACACCGACGACCGCGTCGTCCCGGGGCATAGCTTCAAGTACATCTCGGCGCTCCAACACGCCGACCCCAACGGCCAGCCGCACCTCATTCGGATCGAGACCCGCGCCGGCCACGGCTCGGGCAAGCCGACCGACAAGATCATCGAGGAAAGCAGCGACGTGCAGGCGTTCCTGGCGAAATACACCGGCCTCGCCATCCGCTAA
- the purL gene encoding phosphoribosylformylglycinamidine synthase subunit PurL, with product MSEITPQIVAEHGLSDEEYERLLHALGRTPNLTELGIFSVMWSEHCSYKSSRIHLKKLPTEAPWVICGPGENAGVIDIGDGDAAIFKMESHNHPSYIEPYQGAATGVGGILRDVFTMGARPVANLNALRFGRPDHPKMRHLISGVVHGIGGYGNCVGVPTVGGEVNFDPAYDGNILVNAMTVGVAKTDKIFYSAAAGIGNPVVYVGSKTGRDGIHGATMASADFGEDSDEKRPTVQVGDPFTEKLLIEACLELMASDAIVAIQDMGAAGLTSSSVEMASKGGVGIRLVMDQVPCREEGMTPYEMMLSESQERMLMVLKPGREAEAEAIFKKWELDFAVIGTVTDTGRMELEWQGEVVADIPLGPLADEAPLYDRPHLSQDDYYAWAKVKPLGELPESKDIAGDLLKLMGSPALASRRWIWEQYDTQVGGDTVQRPGGDAAVVRVHGSDKALAMTTDCTPRYCFADPYEGGKQAIAEAYRNLSAVGATPLAVTNCLNFANPQRPEIMAQIVGCLQGMSEACIALDFPIVSGNVSLYNESKATGGGSAILPTPAIGAVGLMPDWRKSATIPFKAEGDTICLIGGRRNDGNGHLGQSLWLREIEGRQDGQPPEVDLDHELAAGTLVRQLIADDMVTAVHDVADGGPAVAIAEMALASGLGAELLLWAPFAADAFGEDQGVYVVTVSDDEELTALSALEQACDAAGIQCAIVGTVTGDKLKFVDVAEWEADRFDGMAEVSLADLRAAHEGFFPRLMGAEL from the coding sequence ATGTCGGAGATCACCCCCCAGATCGTCGCCGAGCACGGCCTGTCGGACGAGGAATATGAGCGGCTGCTGCACGCGCTCGGGCGCACGCCCAACCTCACCGAACTCGGCATCTTCTCGGTCATGTGGTCGGAGCATTGCTCCTACAAGAGCTCGCGCATCCACCTGAAGAAGCTGCCGACCGAGGCGCCGTGGGTGATCTGCGGGCCGGGCGAGAATGCCGGGGTGATCGACATCGGCGACGGCGACGCCGCCATCTTCAAGATGGAGAGCCATAACCACCCCTCCTACATCGAGCCCTATCAGGGCGCGGCGACCGGGGTCGGGGGGATCTTGCGCGACGTCTTCACTATGGGCGCGCGGCCGGTCGCCAATCTGAACGCGCTGCGCTTCGGGCGGCCCGACCATCCCAAGATGCGCCACCTCATCAGCGGCGTGGTCCACGGGATCGGCGGCTACGGCAATTGCGTCGGCGTCCCGACGGTCGGCGGCGAGGTCAATTTCGACCCGGCCTATGACGGCAACATCCTGGTCAACGCGATGACCGTCGGCGTCGCGAAAACCGACAAGATCTTTTACTCGGCCGCCGCGGGAATCGGCAATCCGGTGGTCTATGTCGGCTCCAAGACCGGCCGCGACGGCATCCACGGCGCGACCATGGCGAGCGCCGACTTCGGCGAGGATTCGGACGAGAAGCGGCCGACCGTGCAGGTCGGCGATCCCTTCACCGAGAAACTGCTGATCGAGGCCTGCCTAGAGCTGATGGCCTCGGACGCGATCGTCGCCATCCAGGACATGGGCGCCGCCGGCCTCACCTCGTCGAGCGTCGAGATGGCGTCGAAGGGCGGGGTCGGCATCCGCCTGGTGATGGACCAGGTGCCGTGCCGCGAAGAGGGCATGACGCCCTACGAGATGATGCTGTCCGAATCGCAGGAGCGGATGCTGATGGTGCTGAAGCCCGGCCGCGAGGCCGAGGCCGAGGCGATCTTCAAGAAGTGGGAGCTGGACTTCGCGGTGATCGGCACCGTCACCGACACCGGGCGGATGGAGCTTGAGTGGCAGGGCGAGGTCGTCGCCGACATTCCGCTGGGCCCGCTCGCGGACGAGGCGCCGCTCTACGATCGCCCGCACCTCAGCCAGGATGACTATTACGCGTGGGCCAAGGTCAAGCCGCTCGGCGAGCTGCCCGAGAGCAAGGACATCGCCGGCGACCTGTTGAAGCTGATGGGCTCGCCCGCGCTCGCCAGCCGGCGCTGGATCTGGGAGCAATATGACACGCAGGTCGGCGGCGACACTGTACAGCGTCCAGGCGGCGACGCCGCGGTGGTTCGCGTCCACGGCAGCGACAAGGCGCTGGCGATGACCACCGACTGCACCCCGCGCTACTGCTTCGCCGACCCCTATGAAGGCGGCAAGCAGGCGATCGCCGAGGCCTATCGCAACCTGTCGGCGGTCGGCGCGACCCCGCTGGCGGTGACCAACTGCCTCAACTTCGCCAACCCGCAGCGGCCCGAGATCATGGCCCAGATCGTCGGCTGCCTGCAGGGGATGAGCGAAGCGTGCATCGCGCTCGACTTCCCGATCGTGAGCGGCAACGTCAGCCTCTACAACGAGAGCAAGGCGACCGGCGGCGGCAGCGCGATCCTGCCCACCCCGGCGATCGGCGCGGTCGGACTGATGCCCGACTGGCGCAAGTCGGCGACGATTCCCTTCAAGGCCGAGGGCGACACCATCTGCCTGATCGGCGGCCGTCGCAACGACGGCAACGGCCACTTGGGCCAATCGCTCTGGCTGCGCGAGATCGAGGGCCGCCAGGACGGCCAGCCGCCCGAGGTCGACCTCGACCACGAGCTTGCCGCCGGCACCCTCGTCCGCCAACTCATCGCCGACGACATGGTCACCGCGGTCCACGATGTCGCCGACGGCGGCCCTGCGGTGGCGATCGCCGAGATGGCGCTGGCAAGCGGGCTCGGCGCCGAGCTGCTGCTGTGGGCGCCGTTCGCCGCCGATGCGTTCGGCGAGGACCAGGGCGTCTACGTCGTCACCGTCAGCGATGACGAGGAACTGACCGCGCTGAGCGCACTCGAGCAGGCGTGCGACGCAGCGGGCATCCAGTGCGCGATCGTCGGCACGGTGACCGGCGACAAATTGAAGTTCGTCGACGTCGCCGAGTGGGAAGCCGACCGCTTCGACGGCATGGCCGAGGTCAGCCTCGCCGACCTGCGCGCCGCGCACGAGGGCTTCTTCCCCCGCCTGATGGGCGCCGAGCTCTAG
- a CDS encoding DUF418 domain-containing protein → MSSVAAPADRIATLDLIRGVAVMGIFSVNVVAFAMIEGAYFNPGAYGGHTGADLWLWAVNLVLIDGKMRSLFSMLFGASMLLVIDRAEASGQNAAAVHFRRMLVLMGFGLVHFYFIWFGDILFSYGAMGVIAFFFRNRSARQLGWIGGGLIIANMILFAAFTLHLREADLLAHSARATADQIADWNQIGRLLYPLPTDFVKDLAVYRGGFVGRLTQMVSERGGEPFGSLPFIGPETLGLMLLGMACFKSGLFTGVWSDAAYRKIAWVGLVVGAIVFTALAWADVQTRFYVPVVFGGFLMLAPFRVQMALGYAALIILLGRRMGPLAQWIAAAGRCAFSNYLGTSIVASFVFYGWGLGLYGSVSRFEAWLLAPVLWLVMLTWSKPWLERFHYGPLEWLWRSLSRGSLQPMRKGKRAPAVAGA, encoded by the coding sequence ATGAGCAGCGTCGCCGCTCCCGCCGACCGCATCGCCACGCTCGACCTCATCCGCGGGGTCGCGGTGATGGGGATCTTCTCGGTCAACGTGGTCGCCTTCGCGATGATCGAGGGGGCGTATTTCAACCCCGGCGCATACGGCGGCCACACCGGCGCCGACCTGTGGCTGTGGGCGGTCAACCTCGTCCTGATCGACGGCAAGATGCGCAGCCTGTTCTCCATGCTGTTCGGGGCGTCGATGCTGCTGGTGATCGACCGCGCCGAAGCGTCGGGTCAGAACGCCGCCGCGGTGCACTTCCGCCGGATGCTGGTGCTGATGGGGTTCGGCCTCGTCCATTTCTACTTCATCTGGTTCGGCGACATCTTGTTCAGCTACGGCGCGATGGGCGTGATCGCCTTCTTCTTCCGCAACCGCAGCGCGCGCCAGCTCGGCTGGATCGGCGGCGGGCTGATTATCGCCAACATGATCCTGTTCGCCGCTTTCACCCTTCATCTGCGCGAGGCCGACCTGCTCGCCCATTCGGCGCGCGCGACCGCCGACCAGATCGCCGACTGGAACCAGATCGGCCGCCTCCTCTATCCGCTGCCGACCGACTTCGTGAAAGACCTCGCCGTCTATCGCGGCGGGTTCGTGGGCCGCCTGACCCAGATGGTCAGCGAGCGCGGCGGCGAGCCGTTCGGCAGCCTGCCCTTCATCGGCCCGGAGACGCTCGGGCTCATGCTGCTCGGCATGGCCTGCTTCAAGAGCGGGCTGTTCACCGGCGTCTGGAGCGACGCGGCCTATCGCAAGATCGCCTGGGTCGGGCTGGTTGTCGGGGCAATCGTCTTCACCGCACTCGCCTGGGCCGATGTGCAGACCCGTTTCTACGTGCCGGTGGTGTTCGGCGGCTTCCTTATGCTCGCGCCGTTCCGCGTACAGATGGCGCTCGGCTACGCCGCGCTGATCATCCTGCTCGGCCGCCGGATGGGTCCGCTCGCCCAGTGGATCGCCGCCGCCGGCCGCTGCGCTTTTTCGAACTATCTGGGTACCAGCATCGTCGCGAGCTTCGTCTTCTACGGCTGGGGGCTCGGTCTCTACGGCAGCGTCTCGCGCTTCGAGGCGTGGCTGTTGGCGCCCGTCCTCTGGCTAGTCATGCTGACCTGGTCGAAGCCATGGCTCGAGCGCTTCCACTACGGCCCGCTCGAGTGGCTGTGGCGGTCCTTGAGCCGCGGGTCGCTGCAGCCGATGCGCAAAGGTAAGCGCGCGCCGGCGGTGGCGGGAGCCTAG
- the der gene encoding ribosome biogenesis GTPase Der, protein MPLPTVAIVGRPNVGKSTLFNRLVGKRIALVDDRPGVTRDRREGDATLLGMDFRVFDTAGFEDEDPASLPGRMRRQTEAAVREADVALFLIDAREGVTPLDEEIANWLRAEDAPVIVAANKAEGRQGEAGRMEAYALGLGEPIAISAEHGEGVVDLFESLRPFLEREHVEPEPEEDLESNDRPLHMAIVGRPNAGKSTLVNKMLGEERMITGPEAGITRDSIAMDWQWEGREIRLVDTAGLRKRAKVDDKLERLSAADTRRSIDMAEVVVLLLDATRGLEAQDLRIADEVVDEGRCLLIALNKWDVAEHASSLFNGVKAALEEGLSQLKGVPVLTVSAKTGKGIDQIVKAAFELRANWNRRVTTGELNRWFERAVEDNPPPAAGGKRIKLRYITQIKSRPPTFVVFGSRVDNLPESYRRYLLNSMRRDLKLGPVPLRMSLRSPKNPFDR, encoded by the coding sequence ATGCCCCTGCCCACCGTTGCCATCGTCGGCCGACCCAATGTCGGCAAATCCACCCTGTTCAACCGGCTGGTGGGCAAGCGGATCGCGCTGGTCGACGACCGGCCGGGGGTCACCCGCGACCGGCGCGAGGGCGACGCGACGCTCCTCGGGATGGACTTTAGGGTGTTCGACACCGCCGGCTTCGAGGACGAAGATCCCGCCAGCCTGCCCGGCCGGATGCGGCGCCAGACCGAGGCCGCAGTGCGCGAGGCCGACGTCGCCCTGTTTCTGATCGACGCGCGCGAAGGGGTCACTCCGCTCGACGAGGAAATCGCCAACTGGCTGCGCGCCGAAGACGCGCCGGTGATCGTCGCCGCCAACAAGGCGGAAGGGCGGCAGGGCGAGGCCGGGCGGATGGAGGCCTATGCGCTCGGCCTGGGCGAGCCGATCGCTATCTCGGCCGAGCATGGCGAAGGGGTGGTCGACCTGTTCGAGAGCCTGCGCCCCTTCCTCGAGCGCGAGCACGTCGAGCCCGAGCCCGAGGAAGACCTCGAGAGCAACGACCGCCCGCTCCACATGGCGATCGTCGGCCGCCCCAACGCCGGCAAGTCGACGCTGGTCAACAAGATGCTCGGCGAGGAGCGGATGATCACCGGACCCGAGGCCGGCATCACCCGCGACAGCATCGCGATGGACTGGCAGTGGGAAGGCCGCGAAATCCGGCTGGTCGACACCGCCGGCTTGCGCAAGCGCGCCAAGGTCGACGACAAGCTCGAGCGGCTGTCGGCCGCCGACACCCGCCGCTCGATCGACATGGCCGAAGTCGTCGTCCTCCTGCTCGACGCCACCCGCGGCCTCGAGGCGCAGGACCTGCGCATCGCCGACGAAGTGGTCGATGAGGGTCGCTGCCTGCTGATCGCGCTCAACAAGTGGGACGTCGCCGAACATGCGTCCTCGCTGTTCAACGGGGTCAAGGCCGCGCTCGAGGAGGGCCTTAGCCAGCTGAAGGGCGTGCCCGTCCTCACCGTTTCGGCCAAGACCGGCAAGGGCATCGACCAGATCGTCAAGGCGGCGTTCGAGCTGCGCGCCAACTGGAACCGGCGGGTCACCACCGGCGAGCTCAACCGCTGGTTCGAGCGCGCGGTCGAGGACAATCCGCCGCCGGCCGCGGGCGGCAAGCGGATCAAGCTTCGCTACATCACCCAGATCAAGAGCCGCCCGCCGACCTTCGTGGTATTCGGCAGCCGGGTCGACAATCTGCCCGAAAGCTATCGCCGCTACCTGCTCAACTCGATGCGCCGCGACCTTAAACTGGGGCCGGTGCCGCTCCGGATGAGCCTTCGCAGCCCCAAGAATCCGTTCGACCGCTAA